The window GGAGATGAGCGCCGACGCAACGTGCAGCTATAGATGTGCCCCAAATTtacttgctattattattattattattattattattattattattattattattattattattattattattattattattgtacttaCAGAGATATCCAGAATGAACAAACAATAGACATGGCGTACCGTGACATCCAAACACTGAAGTCTCTCACTTTCTTCAACAGATGTTCGTTCTCCAGAGAGCAGTGTGTCCTCAGAGGGAACAAATGATGAGAAGATATCCCTGGGTTCTCCACCGTCCAAGAGGAGGAAAGTGTACTTGATGCCGCCCTTTCAAGACCCCGAGaccgaaagaaaaaggaggaacgcCATCATTGCCTATCAGAACCGCCAACGGAGAAAAGGGTCAGTAGTGCATGGAGCCTCATGTACTGGTAGACCAGTGGTTCTCAGATTGGGATGTGTGGCAGGAATCTTGGAGTATGCGATGCTTGACTCGGCTAATACACTTGATTGATATAATTATGCATTGGTATGCTAATGTCAAAGGGGTGGGACATAGATTAACACTTTAAAGAGGTTTTGATTAACTGAAGTTTCCTTTAGACTAAAAATTCTTAATCGGTTTacaaagtttgggaaccacttgTCGCAATAGCATAGGCCATTGTCTATAGACGTTGACGCGTTGTGCTTAATGATCTGTTCAGTGTTATAGATATTCAAATACCCTCTTTGTTTTATTTACCGTATGCTAACCACCTTTCATTGGAAACCTTTAGAGAGATGGTGAGGATGGAAAGTCAACTGGAGAAACTGAGAAAGATCAACAAGGAAATAGAGAGCAGTTTACAGCACGTAACAGAAGAGCTGAGACAACGCCACGAGGAGCTGAGACGCATGCACACCCAGAACGCGGAGCTTCTGGAAGCCAAACGGACCTTAGAAACCCAAACGCGGTCTCAGCAGGAAAAGTTTTCGGTCATTCGGGAACACATCCTCCTCATCAATGGGAGTCTTGAGGAAGGAAACATTGCCAAGAGGTTCCTCGATGTGTTAAAAGAGCGCGTTGACGCTGCCTTCTCGGCGTGCGTCCTACATCAGTCCTCTGCTAACGCCTCATCATTCGTCACTATCACACCGCCGCCTGGCAGTACCTCACCACCCCCTGTAGGTTCTCCATCCTTCATGAACTCGATTCCTCCCCACCACAGGCCACCTCCCTCTCTGATACGAGTCGCACCCAGCACACCTGAGACCACTCCCAGTGTTAAATCAGAGAGGGCATGAATTTCAGGGGATTTCATGCATGTTTGGTTATTTATATatcattctgtctgtctatctatcctggACACTATGTATTCAgtaatataaaagaatgtattggtTTGAAATTGAGTGATGGTTTTGTATTGCACTTGTATAAGTATTGGCATAGTAAAATAAATAACGCATCGAGGTCAGCGGGAAAGAGGACTTCATACCAAGACAAAAGGCAAATAGGGGACAAACGGTAAAGCTGCGTGTTGCTTCAGCTCTTATCTGTCTCACTCGCCTTTGAGtcctaaacatttcggagcccaaacacacacatttgataagcctTCCATAGGAGTTTGGGAGCATATGCAGAGGTAGTTTCATGTCCCTtttggtagtttgatcattcttttgtgccatgaacctacaaaaacacacatttgacaaggctgtcgtaggagtttggggcatttgctgaagtagttttatgacccttcagGTAGCTTGATCATTCTCTTGTGCCATGAACCtgcaaaacactcattagaaagcgattgatctccttttcgacctttggaaatggttgatgtgaaaGGATTAAGCGTCCGCAGTCCAGTGTGGCATCATGGATATATTCCTTATAATCACTGCAAATGCggaataatagatagatagatagataggctatGCTGAACGAAACTTTGATGTAACCGCCTCATACCTATTTTGTATTTCGTGGTTGTATTAAACAGAACTATGCTGTAACCTGttcatatttgtatttttattcacCATTTGTTGTAATGTAGAAGGAAAGTGACTGGAGGTTGTATAGAGACAATAACATAACATTCAATAGTATGGTTTTCAGAGACTTGGGTTCCATTTTAATGTACTGAGACCGtcgtccaagcacacatttgacaaggctttcgtaggagttgtcagcatttccaggggtagtttagtgtccctggtggtagttcgatccttcttctataccagagtaggcatttccaggggtagtttaatgtccctggtggtagttcgatccCTCTTCTATACCagagtaggcatttccaggggtggtttagtgtccctggtggtagttcgatccttcttctataccagagtaggcatttccaggggtggtttagtgtccctggtggtagttcgatccttcttctataccagagtaggcatttccaggggtggtttagtgtccctggtggtagttcgatccttcttctgtaccagagtaggcatttccaggggtagtttagtgtccctggtggtagttcgatccCTCTTCTATACCagagtaggcatttccaggggtggtttagtgtccctggtggtagttcgatccttcttctataccagagtaggcatttccaggggtggtttagtgtccctggtggtagttcgatccCTCTTCTATACCagagtaggcatttccaggggtagtttagtgtCCCTGGTAGTTCGATCCTCTTCTGTACCagagtaggcatttccaggggtggtttaatgtccctggtggtagttcgatccttcttctataccagtgtaggcatttccagggtggTTTAGtgtcctggtggtagttcgatcctCTTCTATACCAGAGtaggcatttcaggggtagtttaatgtccctggtggtagttcgatccCTCTTCTATACCAGGTAGGCATTTGGGTGGTTtagtgtccctggtggtagttcgatccCTCTTCTATACCagagtaggcatttccaggggtggtttagtgtccctggtggtagttcgatcctTCTTCTATACCAGGGGTGGTttaatgtccctggtggtagttcgatccttcttctgtaccagagtaggcatttccaggggtggtttaatgtccctggtggtagttcgatcctTCTTCTATACCAGAGTAGGCATTTCTAGGGGTGGTTtagtgtccctggtggtagttcgatccttcttctgtaccagagtaggcatttccaggggtggtttaatgtccctggtggtagttcgatccttcttctgtaccgtgagaaggcatttccaggggtagtttaatgtccctggtggtagttcgatccttcttctgtaccgtgagaaggcatttccaggggtagtttagtgtccctggtggtagttcgatccttcttctgtaccgtgagaaggcatttccaggggtggtttaatgtccctggtggtagttcgatccCTCTTCTATACCagagtaggcatttccaggg is drawn from Eriocheir sinensis breed Jianghai 21 chromosome 11, ASM2467909v1, whole genome shotgun sequence and contains these coding sequences:
- the LOC126996887 gene encoding uncharacterized protein LOC126996887, which encodes MEMKSEVMSPVSVLSGDHLKYALSDVNPKHSSKDFSVCEELSTGPYKVSWKVENDKERVKVAREIPSASRKREQSITLKKYDEDVRSPESSVSSEGTNDEKISLGSPPSKRRKVYLMPPFQDPETERKRRNAIIAYQNRQRRKGEMVRMESQLEKLRKINKEIESSLQHVTEELRQRHEELRRMHTQNAELLEAKRTLETQTRSQQEKFSVIREHILLINGSLEEGNIAKRFLDVLKERVDAAFSACVLHQSSANASSFVTITPPPGSTSPPPVGSPSFMNSIPPHHRPPPSLIRVAPSTPETTPSVKSERA